In Providencia sneebia DSM 19967, one DNA window encodes the following:
- a CDS encoding tetratricopeptide repeat protein, whose translation MKKYLLLLFIVINAIGHISYAETALTEQDKQKWITQAESGQTEAQFNLAMLYQSENKMTEAVKWYQQAAEKGFTKAQINLALLYQQGHGVKKDNAQMLYWMKQAADAGDPLGQMNMAEYTLSGINNLLTKNEQQAQDWLEKAAAQHFQPAELMLAYWYEKGITTKKDQQKAQKIYLSLAENNNPQALYLLGYQAATGMYDEVNYQQAYQYFSRSAQLGFSPAQNSLGMLYLHGQGGKKDVQTAIKWLTLSAEQGEISAQFNLALIYARGDGIPADQATACRWFISAAQHGSPDAQYASGACYQYGMGVTQSDKQALKWYKLAATQGHERAKKKVQILENNTKQ comes from the coding sequence GTGAAAAAGTATCTCTTGTTATTATTTATCGTGATTAATGCGATTGGGCATATTTCTTACGCTGAAACGGCATTAACAGAGCAAGATAAACAAAAATGGATCACACAAGCAGAATCGGGGCAGACAGAAGCTCAGTTTAATCTCGCAATGCTATATCAGTCTGAAAATAAGATGACTGAGGCGGTTAAGTGGTATCAGCAAGCGGCTGAAAAGGGATTTACTAAAGCACAAATTAATCTTGCACTTTTATACCAGCAAGGTCATGGTGTGAAAAAAGATAATGCACAAATGTTGTACTGGATGAAACAAGCCGCAGATGCAGGTGACCCACTCGGTCAAATGAATATGGCTGAATATACTTTGTCAGGAATTAATAATCTTTTAACCAAAAATGAGCAACAAGCTCAAGATTGGTTAGAAAAAGCTGCCGCACAACATTTTCAGCCCGCAGAGCTAATGCTTGCTTATTGGTATGAAAAAGGGATTACAACTAAAAAAGATCAACAAAAAGCGCAAAAAATTTATTTATCATTAGCTGAAAACAACAATCCACAAGCCCTTTATTTATTGGGATATCAAGCCGCCACAGGCATGTATGATGAGGTTAATTATCAGCAAGCTTACCAATATTTTTCTCGTTCAGCCCAATTAGGATTCTCGCCGGCTCAAAATAGTTTGGGTATGTTATATCTGCATGGACAAGGTGGCAAAAAAGATGTTCAAACCGCAATAAAATGGCTCACACTTTCTGCCGAACAAGGTGAAATATCTGCACAATTTAATCTTGCACTGATATATGCCCGAGGTGACGGAATACCTGCTGATCAAGCGACAGCTTGCCGTTGGTTTATCAGTGCCGCACAACACGGTAGCCCTGATGCACAATATGCAAGTGGAGCTTGTTATCAATACGGCATGGGTGTAACACAAAGTGATAAACAAGCATTGAAATGGTATAAATTAGCTGCTACACAAGGCCATGAGCGAGCTAAAAAGAAAGTGCAGATCCTAGAGAATAATACAAAGCAATAA
- a CDS encoding helix-turn-helix domain-containing protein — protein sequence MKTIFTKAVGQEIYRIRRSQGLTGKDLAQKLNVSQQQVSRYECGVCHITIDNLILMLSVLNISLDTFFKXVYLNVFSGQEEIEIQGCNXLLVFXHYEEXPLKGNSFTD from the coding sequence ATGAAAACTATCTTYACAAAAGCWGTTGGGCAAGAAATATATCGTATYCGTCGAAGCCAAGGGTTAACRGGTAARGATTTRGCGCAAAAATTGAATGTTTCTCAGCAACAAGTTTCGCGTTATGAATGTGGCGTWTGYCAYATTACGATTGATAACYTRATTTTAATGCTCAGYGTRTTAAATATTTCATTAGATACTTTTTTTAAACAMGTTTATTTAAATGTATTTAGYGGTCAAGAAGAAATTGAAATACAGGGTTGTAATMGTCTTCTTGTATTTARACATTATGAAGAAMAACCTTTGAAAGGTAATTCATTTACMGATTAA
- the psiE gene encoding phosphate-starvation-inducible protein PsiE, protein MRNMRHASNIAWVLQWVLNIGLISLAIVLVFFLVKETYTMASLMFSSDKHATAYELLEGIVIYFLYFEFIALITKYFLSGYHFPLRYFIYIGITAIIRLIIVDHSDPMTTLLHASAILVLVIALYIANTEKLKRE, encoded by the coding sequence ATGAGAAATATGCGTCATGCGAGCAATATTGCATGGGTTTTACAGTGGGTACTTAATATCGGTTTAATTTCATTAGCGATTGTACTTGTATTCTTTTTAGTGAAAGAAACCTATACTATGGCATCACTAATGTTTAGCAGTGATAAACATGCGACAGCTTATGAATTATTAGAAGGGATTGTCATTTATTTCCTTTATTTTGAATTTATTGCACTTATTACTAAGTATTTTCTATCAGGGTACCATTTTCCATTACGATATTTTATATATATCGGAATTACTGCAATAATTCGCTTAATCATTGTAGACCACAGTGATCCGATGACAACATTACTACATGCTAGTGCAATTTTGGTTCTGGTTATTGCATTATATATAGCAAATACTGAAAAACTGAAGCGTGAGTAA
- the pgsA gene encoding CDP-diacylglycerol--glycerol-3-phosphate 3-phosphatidyltransferase has product MKLNIPTWLTLFRVILIPFFVLAFYLPVSWGPLVCALIFIVAAVTDWFDGYLARLWKQTTKFGAFLDPVADKVMVATALVLVTESFDVWYVTLPAATMIAREIIISSLREWMAEIGKRSSVAVSWIGKFKTTAQMISLVGLLWRPTPLIENIAIALLYVAAILTFWSMYQYLKAAWADLSEA; this is encoded by the coding sequence ATGAAATTAAATATACCTACTTGGTTGACACTATTTCGAGTTATTCTGATCCCGTTTTTTGTGCTGGCTTTTTATTTACCAGTAAGCTGGGGCCCGTTAGTTTGTGCATTGATTTTTATTGTCGCTGCTGTAACAGATTGGTTCGATGGATATTTAGCAAGGTTATGGAAGCAAACGACCAAGTTTGGTGCATTCCTTGATCCTGTAGCAGATAAAGTCATGGTTGCCACTGCGCTAGTACTCGTTACCGAGAGCTTTGATGTTTGGTATGTCACATTACCAGCTGCAACAATGATTGCTCGTGAAATTATTATTTCTTCTCTTCGAGAATGGATGGCAGAAATAGGTAAAAGAAGCAGTGTTGCTGTTTCATGGATAGGTAAATTCAAAACAACAGCACAGATGATCTCTTTAGTTGGGCTATTATGGCGTCCGACTCCTCTGATTGAAAACATTGCTATCGCATTATTATATGTTGCTGCAATCTTAACGTTCTGGTCAATGTATCAATATTTGAAGGCTGCATGGGCAGATTTGAGCGAAGCTTGA
- a CDS encoding LuxR C-terminal-related transcriptional regulator — protein MNNQVNIIIIDDNSILLRGLTTIFRHHKRCNVVTSLPMLEQAISCNRQHHADIILVNNDTCQFESLKTLQTLKRTQPETRIIIYNIRHYNVFLMKALDVGIYGALSYKISMGELIESIQIVNAHRKIISPDIAQLIALKRICQHENLDLYELLSTRELEIMLLITQGVTVKDIAHHLKLSSKTVNTYRYRMFSKLNIRSDVELTHIAINNGLISTKQDLLECQNSLSQKLF, from the coding sequence ATGAATAACCAAGTTAATATAATTATAATCGATGATAATTCTATTCTTCTCCGAGGATTAACAACTATTTTTAGGCATCATAAAAGATGTAATGTTGTTACATCATTACCTATGTTAGAACAAGCCATTTCATGTAATCGCCAACATCATGCAGATATTATTTTAGTTAATAATGATACCTGCCAATTTGAATCTCTTAAAACATTACAAACGCTAAAACGAACTCAACCTGAAACAAGGATCATTATTTATAATATTCGCCATTATAATGTGTTTTTAATGAAAGCGCTTGATGTTGGTATTTATGGAGCTTTAAGCTATAAAATCAGCATGGGTGAGTTAATTGAATCCATTCAGATAGTAAATGCCCATCGTAAAATTATTTCTCCCGATATTGCTCAACTTATTGCATTAAAACGCATTTGTCAGCATGAAAACTTGGATTTATATGAGCTGTTATCAACGAGAGAGTTAGAGATCATGTTGTTAATCACTCAAGGTGTCACAGTAAAAGACATTGCTCATCATCTGAAATTAAGTTCAAAAACGGTAAATACATACCGATATCGAATGTTTAGTAAACTTAATATCCGTAGTGATGTAGAATTAACTCATATAGCTATTAATAATGGGTTAATCTCAACAAAGCAGGATTTATTAGAGTGCCAGAACAGTTTGAGCCAAAAACTTTTTTAA
- a CDS encoding DUF2339 domain-containing protein — protein MDILLVVGFIVVILLIISPILAIVAINRASRVERLVLQQNQRITSLETALNAQLTDIDHQTELILANKTPAKPTDSPHSLSEPDIPTQVTPQPESLIAASQIPELSSDIQGSYQENKLKQTHRNNADQSDGYWPIFSHFFNWLWKGNPLAKIGILLLFLGVAYLLKFSVQNDVLSPQVRLLISAIGCLILLTVGWYLRQKKALFALILQGGAIGCLYITIFAAFKLYDMLPYSMAFVAMALICVASVILALLQSAISLAILASLGGYLAPVLLSMGGGSHIILFSYYLMLSIAILIISVWQTWRPLNLVGMVMTYSVAVLWGWNNYQEEYYVSSQLFLIANLIVFNVLTQLFSLRFPHDKQMVVDYTLLFIPPFVSIALQYAISSHIPYVPAFVALMLGLFYLLAGYQLHKRYNDVAKELALGNVVIGVAFVTLAIPLALAFEWTSIIWSVEGLLLLWYGFQQQNKKLILVGVLLILTSVITLLGGFSLYTWSRASTYMIPVLLVACFCAGAIFNLHRNAFKSYNFFSHCFLVIGLVVWCFWIPVMTDILSWSYESEIFIVIALVIISACLWRFLAIKSDWITLLLCQSIVWLTGYYYLILDFIDDINPMGRGESSLIWPVLLGSSILFVIHTQNARNIKIQRILHGATFWLILIFIATEVNWFVTILPWGMTELGYFIYIMSITLVILTLYGLQSQKIVPMKRNAMTYWYNSLPMAGVLICISIIANFNDGKLTFWNYIPLINPLDEAGLFSIASILLIKRGITQKLKRVTELHLLIIRGLGLAAIILSILWFNGILLRALSDYADINWDFDALFTSRLVQTILSISWSVIALGFMIFAGMKQNRKYWFFGAGVFGCVIAKLFLVDIYGQDGLSRAISFIAVAVLILVVGYFSPLPPKIISGTENQEAVDEINPK, from the coding sequence TTGGATATCTTGTTAGTTGTTGGATTTATCGTTGTTATTTTGCTAATAATTTCACCAATACTTGCGATAGTTGCAATAAACAGAGCAAGCCGTGTGGAGCGCCTTGTGTTGCAACAAAATCAGCGTATAACTTCATTGGAAACAGCATTAAATGCACAATTAACTGATATTGACCACCAAACAGAATTAATTCTTGCTAATAAAACCCCAGCTAAGCCTACAGATTCGCCTCACTCGTTATCTGAACCTGATATACCCACGCAGGTTACACCTCAGCCAGAGTCTTTAATTGCTGCTTCTCAAATACCTGAGTTATCCTCTGATATACAAGGGAGTTATCAAGAGAATAAGCTTAAGCAAACTCACCGCAATAATGCCGATCAATCCGATGGATATTGGCCTATTTTTAGCCATTTCTTTAACTGGTTATGGAAAGGAAATCCATTGGCTAAAATAGGGATATTGCTGCTGTTTTTAGGTGTGGCTTACCTACTAAAATTTAGTGTGCAAAATGATGTGCTATCACCTCAAGTCAGATTATTGATTAGCGCAATTGGTTGCTTGATATTATTGACGGTCGGCTGGTATTTACGTCAGAAAAAAGCCTTATTTGCACTGATATTACAAGGTGGGGCAATAGGGTGTTTATATATCACCATTTTTGCCGCATTTAAGCTATATGACATGTTGCCTTATAGCATGGCTTTTGTGGCAATGGCTTTGATTTGTGTAGCGAGCGTTATCTTAGCATTATTGCAAAGCGCAATTAGCTTAGCTATTTTAGCTTCTCTTGGTGGTTATTTAGCGCCTGTCTTATTATCTATGGGCGGTGGTAGCCATATCATTCTGTTTTCCTATTATTTAATGTTATCTATTGCTATTTTGATTATTAGTGTTTGGCAAACATGGAGACCATTAAATCTTGTTGGCATGGTGATGACATATTCTGTCGCTGTATTATGGGGATGGAATAATTACCAAGAAGAATACTATGTTTCCAGTCAGCTGTTTTTAATTGCTAATTTAATTGTTTTTAATGTATTAACTCAACTGTTTTCACTACGTTTTCCTCATGATAAACAAATGGTTGTTGATTATACGTTACTTTTTATCCCGCCATTTGTCAGCATTGCTTTGCAGTATGCCATATCCTCGCATATTCCCTATGTTCCTGCATTCGTGGCGCTTATGTTAGGGCTATTTTATTTATTGGCTGGGTATCAGCTTCACAAACGTTACAATGACGTCGCTAAAGAGCTCGCTTTAGGAAATGTGGTTATTGGTGTTGCTTTTGTGACTTTAGCAATTCCATTAGCGCTTGCTTTTGAATGGACATCAATTATTTGGTCTGTCGAGGGATTATTACTCCTATGGTACGGATTTCAGCAGCAGAATAAAAAACTTATCCTTGTCGGTGTGTTACTGATTTTAACGAGTGTGATCACTTTGTTAGGTGGTTTCTCATTATATACATGGAGCCGAGCAAGCACTTATATGATCCCTGTATTGCTGGTGGCTTGTTTTTGTGCTGGGGCAATATTTAATCTTCATCGTAATGCATTTAAAAGCTACAATTTTTTTAGCCACTGCTTTTTGGTTATTGGCTTAGTCGTTTGGTGTTTTTGGATCCCGGTGATGACCGATATCCTTTCTTGGAGCTATGAATCTGAGATTTTCATTGTTATAGCACTTGTTATTATTTCTGCTTGTTTATGGCGTTTTCTTGCTATTAAATCAGACTGGATAACCCTTTTATTATGCCAATCCATTGTATGGCTAACGGGATATTACTATTTAATTCTCGATTTTATCGATGATATAAACCCAATGGGCAGGGGGGAAAGTTCTCTAATTTGGCCCGTGCTATTAGGTAGTTCGATTCTATTTGTTATACATACTCAAAATGCGCGAAATATAAAAATACAGCGGATCTTACATGGTGCGACTTTTTGGCTGATATTGATATTTATTGCAACAGAGGTGAATTGGTTCGTTACTATTTTACCTTGGGGTATGACTGAATTAGGTTATTTTATTTATATCATGTCGATTACGTTAGTGATATTGACGTTATATGGGTTACAGAGCCAAAAAATAGTACCAATGAAACGTAATGCGATGACCTATTGGTATAATTCATTACCAATGGCTGGAGTGTTAATCTGTATTTCAATTATTGCTAACTTCAATGATGGAAAATTAACCTTCTGGAATTATATTCCGCTTATCAACCCATTAGATGAAGCAGGGTTGTTCAGTATTGCTTCGATTTTATTAATTAAACGGGGTATTACACAAAAGCTGAAGAGGGTAACAGAACTTCATTTGCTTATTATCCGAGGGTTAGGTCTTGCGGCTATCATATTGAGCATACTATGGTTTAACGGTATATTGCTGCGTGCCTTATCTGATTATGCTGATATTAATTGGGACTTTGATGCGCTTTTCACATCGCGTTTAGTGCAAACTATTCTCTCTATAAGTTGGTCTGTGATTGCTTTAGGTTTTATGATTTTTGCAGGCATGAAGCAAAATCGGAAATATTGGTTTTTTGGTGCGGGCGTATTTGGTTGTGTAATCGCAAAATTATTCCTCGTCGATATTTATGGGCAAGATGGCTTATCAAGAGCAATTAGCTTTATTGCTGTCGCTGTGCTTATTTTGGTCGTTGGTTATTTCTCACCACTTCCGCCGAAAATAATATCAGGAACAGAAAATCAGGAGGCTGTTGATGAAATTAACCCAAAATAA
- a CDS encoding helix-turn-helix domain-containing protein, which yields MAEFCLEKRPDLEMKTIFTKAVGQEIYRIRRSQGLTGKDLAQKLNVSQQQVSRYECGVCHITIDNLILMLSVLNISLDTF from the coding sequence ATGGCTGAATTTTGTTTAGAGAAACGCCCCGATTTAGAGATGAAAACTATCTTCACAAAAGCWGTTGGGCAAGAAATATATCGTATYCGTCGAAGCCAAGGGTTAACRGGTAAGGATTTRGCGCAAAAATTGAATGTTTCTCAGCAACAAGTTTCGCGTTATGAATGTGGCGTWTGCCAYATTACGATTGATAACTTGATTTTAATGCTCAGCGTATTAAATATTTCATTAGATACTTTT
- the uvrC gene encoding excinuclease ABC subunit UvrC: MPEQFEPKTFLKTVTNQPGVYRMYDAGGTVIYVGKAKDLKKRLSSYFRANVTSRKTEQLVKNIASIDVTVTHTETEALLLEHNYIKLYQPRYNVLLRDDKSYPYIFLSHEKHPRLSSHRGAKHAKGEYFGPFPNSYAVRETLALMQKLFPIRQCEDSVYRNRSRPCLQYQIGRCLGPCVKGLVSDEEYEQQVNYVRLFLSGKDQQVLTGLVERMEKASQDLRFEDAARFRDQIQAVRAVTEQQFVSGDSDDLDVIGVAFQSGMACIHVLFIRQGKVLGSRSYYPKIPSGTLLEEVVQTFLGQFYLQGSESRTLPGEILLDFSVPEKTLLADSLSHIAGRKVQIQTQPRGARARYLKLAHTNAVTALSTKLAQQSTIHQRISSLAEITGLESISRMECFDISHTMGEQTVASCVVFDKDGPVKSEYRRYNISGITPGDDYAAMHQVLTRRYGKHIDESKVPDVIFIDGGKGQLGQAIDVFNSLDVDWDKNQPLLIGVAKGSDRRAGLETLFLKPEGEGFALPPDSPALHVIQHIRDESHNHAITGHRQRRAKVKSTSALESIEGVGPKRRQMLLKYMGGLQPLKNASIEEIAKVPSISYALAEKIYNALKQ; encoded by the coding sequence GTGCCAGAACAGTTTGAGCCAAAAACTTTTTTAAAGACAGTAACCAATCAACCTGGTGTTTATCGAATGTATGATGCTGGGGGGACAGTTATTTATGTAGGTAAAGCAAAAGATTTAAAAAAACGCTTATCAAGCTACTTTCGTGCAAATGTAACTAGTCGAAAAACTGAACAATTAGTAAAAAATATAGCTTCTATTGATGTCACTGTGACACATACCGAAACTGAAGCTTTATTACTTGAGCACAATTACATTAAGCTATATCAGCCTCGTTACAATGTGCTCTTACGTGATGACAAATCTTACCCTTACATCTTTCTGAGCCACGAAAAACATCCTCGTCTTTCTAGCCATCGTGGTGCAAAACATGCGAAAGGTGAATATTTTGGCCCATTTCCTAACTCATATGCAGTAAGAGAAACATTGGCTTTAATGCAAAAATTATTTCCTATTCGTCAATGTGAAGATAGTGTCTATCGCAATCGCTCTAGGCCTTGTTTGCAATATCAGATTGGTCGTTGCTTAGGGCCTTGTGTTAAAGGCCTTGTATCTGATGAAGAGTATGAGCAACAAGTCAATTATGTTCGTCTATTTTTATCCGGAAAAGACCAACAAGTACTTACTGGATTGGTTGAACGAATGGAAAAAGCAAGTCAAGATTTGCGGTTTGAAGATGCGGCACGTTTTAGAGATCAAATTCAAGCCGTTCGCGCAGTGACAGAACAACAATTCGTTTCTGGAGATAGTGACGATCTTGATGTGATTGGTGTTGCATTTCAATCAGGCATGGCATGTATTCACGTTCTATTTATTCGTCAAGGTAAAGTGCTTGGTAGCCGAAGCTATTATCCAAAAATTCCATCGGGAACCTTACTTGAAGAAGTGGTACAAACTTTTCTTGGACAATTTTATTTGCAAGGGAGTGAGAGCCGCACATTACCGGGTGAAATTTTACTGGATTTTTCAGTTCCAGAAAAAACACTGCTAGCTGATTCCTTGTCTCATATTGCTGGTCGGAAAGTTCAAATTCAGACACAACCTCGTGGGGCAAGAGCGCGTTACTTAAAGTTAGCGCATACAAATGCAGTCACCGCGCTATCTACTAAGCTTGCCCAGCAATCAACCATTCATCAAAGAATATCTTCATTAGCAGAAATTACGGGGCTAGAATCAATTTCTCGTATGGAATGTTTTGATATTTCGCATACGATGGGGGAGCAAACTGTCGCATCTTGTGTTGTTTTTGATAAGGATGGCCCAGTTAAATCTGAATATAGGCGCTATAATATAAGTGGTATTACTCCTGGGGATGATTATGCCGCGATGCATCAAGTACTGACTCGGCGTTACGGAAAACATATTGATGAAAGTAAAGTACCCGATGTCATTTTTATTGATGGTGGAAAAGGCCAGCTTGGGCAAGCAATAGATGTTTTTAATTCTTTAGATGTTGATTGGGACAAAAATCAGCCATTATTAATTGGTGTGGCAAAAGGGAGTGACCGTAGAGCGGGGTTGGAAACATTATTTCTAAAACCAGAAGGTGAGGGATTTGCTCTACCGCCTGATTCGCCAGCATTACATGTTATTCAACATATTCGAGATGAATCACATAATCATGCAATTACTGGGCATCGACAGCGCAGAGCTAAGGTAAAAAGTACAAGCGCATTGGAGTCGATAGAAGGCGTTGGCCCGAAACGCAGGCAGATGTTGCTAAAATATATGGGAGGTTTGCAGCCATTGAAGAATGCAAGTATAGAAGAGATTGCAAAAGTGCCGTCGATCTCATACGCGTTAGCAGAAAAGATTTATAATGCATTGAAACAGTGA
- a CDS encoding AEC family transporter, which yields MLLHVIMAALGPIVLGLAVGWLSGKYGFIKREYSQAFADFVVKIALPFALFLAAAQAPPSVLLNIDYLLALAVGLIVSYIIGFLSGKFFFHHNKKDSAMQALSVSFPDMAYCGPPVLLATVGTSGLIAMVLGNLIYTIIIIPFTLLMISGRQQNNGILKSIGKAVAQPLVFLPILGALLAIFGVKLPEILQNSVNELGKTAGGVALFFLGLLLSGIKLKFSVEIIFNVFIKNFVQAALILGTGIALGLEGDMLKSAFIIGVLPTATAVPALAISNQAYTDNSAGTVLLSTLAALISIIGGIAIVEML from the coding sequence ATGCTATTACATGTAATAATGGCGGCACTTGGACCTATTGTTTTAGGTCTAGCTGTTGGCTGGTTGTCAGGTAAATACGGTTTTATCAAACGCGAATATTCACAGGCTTTCGCTGACTTTGTTGTTAAAATTGCTTTGCCATTTGCATTATTTCTCGCAGCGGCTCAGGCACCACCATCCGTATTACTCAATATTGATTATCTGCTGGCATTAGCTGTCGGCTTAATTGTTTCTTATATTATTGGCTTTCTATCGGGTAAGTTCTTTTTCCATCACAATAAGAAAGACTCGGCAATGCAAGCTTTATCTGTCTCTTTCCCAGATATGGCATACTGCGGGCCACCCGTGTTACTAGCAACAGTTGGCACATCTGGCTTAATCGCAATGGTGCTAGGTAATTTGATCTACACCATTATCATTATTCCATTCACTTTATTAATGATCAGTGGCCGACAACAAAACAATGGTATTTTAAAATCAATCGGTAAAGCAGTTGCTCAACCATTAGTATTCTTACCAATTTTAGGTGCTTTACTCGCTATTTTTGGCGTTAAATTACCTGAAATTTTACAAAATTCAGTAAATGAATTAGGTAAAACCGCTGGGGGCGTAGCGCTATTCTTTTTAGGATTATTGCTCTCAGGCATCAAATTAAAATTTAGTGTTGAAATTATTTTTAACGTGTTCATCAAGAACTTTGTTCAGGCGGCATTAATTCTCGGTACGGGAATCGCATTAGGATTAGAGGGCGATATGCTTAAATCAGCCTTTATCATCGGGGTTCTCCCTACTGCGACCGCAGTACCTGCATTGGCAATTAGTAACCAAGCTTATACCGATAATTCGGCGGGAACAGTGTTGCTCAGTACATTAGCTGCACTCATCTCAATCATTGGTGGTATCGCCATCGTCGAAATGCTGTAG
- a CDS encoding GFA family protein: MHQGKCLCGAVTIKTHQSIDKISVCHCDMCQRWNGGPGFSIDCQDDVSIDGADSITCFASSSWGERAFCKQCGTHLFYHLLSPSSYYVSAALFDEAKEAKMTMQIFIENKPKYYNFVEKTPMLTEQDIMNMMKS, from the coding sequence ATGCATCAAGGTAAATGTCTTTGTGGTGCTGTAACAATTAAAACTCATCAATCTATTGATAAAATTAGTGTTTGTCATTGTGATATGTGTCAGCGCTGGAATGGTGGTCCTGGTTTTAGTATTGATTGCCAGGATGATGTTAGTATTGATGGTGCTGATTCAATCACTTGTTTTGCTTCGTCCTCTTGGGGTGAGCGCGCATTTTGTAAGCAATGTGGTACCCACCTATTTTATCATTTGCTTTCACCGTCATCATATTATGTTTCCGCAGCATTATTCGATGAAGCCAAAGAAGCAAAAATGACAATGCAAATATTTATTGAAAATAAACCTAAGTATTATAATTTTGTTGAAAAAACGCCAATGCTAACAGAACAAGACATCATGAACATGATGAAATCATGA
- the dtpA gene encoding dipeptide/tripeptide permease DtpA, which produces MSATNNNKEEVSLNAFKQPRSFYLIFSIELWERFGYYGLQGILPIYLSQVLGMSETESITLFSAFAALVYGFVAIGGWLGDKILGTKRVIVLGTLVLIAGYALVAYSDHDVSLVYVGLATIAVGNGLFKANPSSLLSTCYDKDDPRLDGAFTMYYMAVNIGSFFSMLATPWLAKHYGWDIAFSLSVVGLVITLINFFMCKRWVSNHGSKPDFAPMVISKLIATLVGVVALVTISTWLLHNMDIARAALGIISLGIVIIFIKETIALKGTARRRMIVALIMMLEAIVFFVLYSQMPTSLNFFALHNVEHEILGFSVEPAQYQALNPFWIIIGSPILAAIYNKMGDHLPMPHKFAIGMLLCSAAFLVLPLGAKFASDAGIVSVSWLVICYGFQSIGELMISGLGLAMVAQLVPQRLMGFIMGSWFLTNSAAAFIAGYVASLAAVPKGDVMSTTESLAVYSDVFLKIGIVTGVIAILMALTAPMLNRMTLERE; this is translated from the coding sequence GTGTCCGCAACTAACAACAATAAAGAGGAAGTCAGTCTTAACGCGTTTAAGCAGCCTCGCTCGTTCTATTTAATCTTTTCTATCGAACTCTGGGAACGCTTCGGTTATTACGGCCTCCAGGGGATCCTCCCAATCTATCTTAGCCAAGTTCTGGGAATGTCAGAAACAGAATCCATCACTCTGTTCTCGGCTTTCGCTGCCTTAGTTTACGGCTTTGTCGCCATCGGTGGTTGGTTAGGAGATAAAATATTAGGAACTAAACGTGTAATTGTTCTCGGCACGTTGGTTCTTATCGCAGGTTATGCTTTAGTCGCTTATTCTGATCATGATGTTTCCTTGGTGTATGTTGGTCTTGCAACGATAGCGGTAGGTAATGGTTTGTTTAAAGCAAACCCGTCATCATTACTCTCCACTTGTTACGATAAAGATGATCCGCGTTTAGATGGTGCATTTACGATGTACTACATGGCGGTTAACATTGGTTCATTCTTCTCCATGTTAGCAACGCCTTGGTTAGCAAAACATTACGGTTGGGATATTGCCTTCTCACTCAGCGTAGTGGGATTAGTTATTACTCTCATCAACTTCTTTATGTGTAAGCGCTGGGTTTCAAACCATGGTTCTAAACCTGACTTTGCGCCAATGGTTATCTCAAAATTAATTGCTACACTCGTGGGTGTTGTTGCATTGGTAACCATTTCAACTTGGTTACTGCACAACATGGATATTGCACGTGCAGCATTGGGGATTATTTCACTCGGTATCGTTATTATCTTTATTAAAGAAACGATTGCACTAAAAGGCACTGCACGTCGTCGTATGATTGTTGCACTGATCATGATGTTAGAAGCAATAGTATTCTTTGTTCTGTATAGTCAGATGCCAACCTCATTAAATTTCTTTGCATTGCATAATGTTGAACATGAAATTTTAGGATTTAGTGTTGAACCTGCTCAATATCAAGCATTGAACCCTTTCTGGATCATTATTGGTAGTCCAATTCTTGCGGCAATCTATAACAAGATGGGCGACCATCTACCAATGCCACATAAATTTGCGATTGGTATGCTACTTTGCTCAGCAGCCTTCTTGGTCTTGCCTTTAGGTGCTAAGTTTGCAAGTGATGCAGGTATTGTTTCCGTCAGCTGGCTAGTGATTTGTTACGGTTTCCAAAGTATTGGTGAATTGATGATCTCTGGGTTAGGGTTGGCGATGGTTGCTCAGCTTGTGCCACAGCGTCTGATGGGCTTCATCATGGGGTCTTGGTTCTTAACTAACTCTGCTGCTGCCTTTATTGCTGGTTATGTTGCTTCATTAGCCGCTGTACCGAAAGGTGATGTCATGAGTACGACAGAATCACTGGCTGTTTATAGCGATGTATTCCTAAAAATTGGTATTGTGACGGGTGTGATTGCTATTTTAATGGCTTTAACGGCACCAATGCTAAATCGCATGACATTAGAGCGCGAATAA